One part of the Nostoc sp. PCC 7120 = FACHB-418 genome encodes these proteins:
- a CDS encoding lecithin retinol acyltransferase family protein has product MILLFITTINYKNEKNGIILWVSMKDFVKGRKIYTRTYNKCDPSLVVVERAKRRLGETKYNPFYNNCEHFARYCKVGIPISDQVENYKSLVGNSGIDASDALLNNGKSIVDTTQNLMKTTLDKISNFWKNDNDDDDGFFEYY; this is encoded by the coding sequence ATGATACTGTTATTTATTACCACAATCAATTACAAAAATGAGAAAAATGGAATAATTCTTTGGGTTTCTATGAAAGATTTTGTTAAAGGTAGAAAAATTTACACAAGGACGTATAATAAATGCGATCCATCACTAGTTGTAGTTGAGAGAGCAAAGCGTAGACTTGGGGAAACAAAATACAATCCCTTTTATAACAACTGTGAACATTTTGCACGTTATTGTAAAGTAGGTATACCTATTAGTGATCAAGTAGAAAATTATAAAAGTTTGGTAGGTAACAGTGGAATTGATGCTTCTGATGCTTTGTTGAACAATGGCAAATCAATAGTTGATACAACTCAAAATTTGATGAAAACAACTTTAGATAAAATCTCCAATTTTTGGAAAAATGATAATGATGACGACGATGGTTTTTTTGAATATTATTGA
- a CDS encoding MoaD/ThiS family protein produces MSNSAITITIKLFAVYQEAYGVPQLVWEFPNGTPVSAVCDRLIAERPELSQWRDITRFGINLIFVEPDTVLKNGDEVVLIPPVSGG; encoded by the coding sequence ATGTCCAATTCTGCAATCACTATCACCATCAAATTATTTGCTGTTTACCAAGAAGCTTATGGAGTACCACAACTGGTGTGGGAATTCCCCAATGGTACACCCGTTAGCGCAGTGTGCGATCGCCTCATAGCCGAACGCCCAGAACTATCTCAATGGCGAGATATCACGCGCTTTGGGATTAATTTAATATTTGTCGAACCCGATACAGTTTTAAAAAACGGGGATGAAGTAGTGTTAATTCCCCCTGTGAGTGGTGGTTAG
- a CDS encoding type II toxin-antitoxin system HicA family toxin, with protein MSQIDKLLAKILSGTSDKNIAFEQLCQLLIKLGFDERIRGSHHIYTKDGIEEILNLQSKQGKAKAYQVKQVREVIIKYELGE; from the coding sequence ATGAGTCAAATAGATAAACTACTGGCTAAGATATTATCAGGAACATCAGACAAAAACATTGCCTTTGAGCAGTTGTGTCAACTACTAATTAAACTAGGGTTTGATGAGCGCATTCGCGGTAGCCATCATATATATACAAAAGATGGTATAGAAGAAATCTTGAATCTTCAGTCCAAACAAGGAAAAGCTAAAGCTTATCAGGTAAAGCAAGTTCGTGAAGTAATTATTAAATATGAACTAGGAGAATAA
- a CDS encoding type II toxin-antitoxin system HicB family antitoxin: protein MNLRYEINLYWCEEDQAFIAEVPELPGCAADGETYQEALQNVEIIMQEWIETAQELGRSIPEPRQRLMSA from the coding sequence ATGAATCTGCGTTATGAAATTAATCTCTATTGGTGTGAAGAAGATCAAGCATTTATAGCCGAAGTACCAGAGTTACCTGGATGTGCTGCTGATGGTGAAACTTATCAAGAAGCACTGCAAAATGTAGAAATTATTATGCAGGAATGGATAGAAACTGCTCAAGAATTGGGTCGTTCAATTCCTGAACCAAGACAGCGTTTGATGTCTGCTTAA
- a CDS encoding Rieske 2Fe-2S domain-containing protein yields MQPEFNFFQHWYPVSPIEDLDPKRPTPVTLLGIRLVIWKPQSSEGFRIFIDQCPHRLAPLSEGRVDDKTGNLMCSYHGWQFDPEGVCTHIPQAENPEIVTKNQKDFCVISLPVRQQNDLLWVWPDVKSQELADQTPLPLSPQVDASKGFVWSSFVRDLEYDWQTLVENVADPSHVPFAHHGVQGNREQARATPISIMQSTPGLIEAVADGRFKAKITFEPPCRLEYAISIGNDGKKVGLVTYCLPVSPGKSRIVAQFPRNFAKILYHLTPRWWDHVKTRNLVLDGDMILLKQQEHFLQERQLSASWKTVYKMPTSADRLVIEFRKWFDKYCEGQLPWKEVGIAISEGSTINDSRDTLLDRYKQHTQHCSSCRDALKNIKRLQVILLGYFAIIISGVAVLPDSLRVQLGLPLIITAILGLGLYSWLKFWLVPKFYFVDYVHAEK; encoded by the coding sequence ATGCAACCTGAATTCAATTTTTTTCAGCACTGGTATCCTGTCTCACCCATAGAAGACTTAGATCCCAAACGACCAACCCCTGTTACTCTTTTAGGAATTCGTTTAGTGATCTGGAAACCACAATCTTCAGAGGGTTTTCGGATATTTATAGATCAATGTCCTCACCGTCTTGCACCCTTAAGTGAAGGACGTGTTGATGATAAAACAGGTAACTTAATGTGCAGTTATCACGGCTGGCAATTTGATCCTGAGGGTGTGTGTACCCACATTCCTCAAGCCGAGAATCCAGAAATAGTTACTAAAAACCAAAAAGATTTTTGTGTTATTTCTTTACCAGTGCGCCAACAGAACGATTTGCTTTGGGTTTGGCCTGATGTGAAATCTCAGGAATTAGCTGATCAAACACCATTACCTCTGTCACCACAAGTAGACGCTAGCAAAGGTTTTGTGTGGAGTTCTTTCGTCCGCGATTTAGAATACGACTGGCAAACCCTGGTAGAAAATGTGGCAGATCCTAGTCACGTTCCTTTTGCCCATCATGGCGTGCAGGGTAATCGAGAACAGGCCAGGGCTACACCTATTAGTATTATGCAATCAACGCCAGGTTTGATTGAGGCTGTCGCAGATGGACGATTCAAAGCAAAGATTACCTTTGAACCACCTTGTCGTTTAGAATACGCCATTAGTATTGGTAATGATGGAAAAAAAGTAGGACTTGTCACTTATTGCCTTCCTGTATCTCCTGGCAAATCAAGAATTGTCGCTCAGTTTCCTCGGAATTTTGCTAAGATACTGTATCATCTTACACCCCGATGGTGGGATCACGTCAAAACGCGTAATTTAGTACTGGATGGAGATATGATTTTGCTCAAGCAGCAAGAGCATTTTCTCCAAGAAAGACAATTATCAGCCAGTTGGAAAACAGTTTACAAGATGCCAACAAGCGCTGATCGCCTAGTAATTGAATTTCGCAAGTGGTTTGATAAATACTGTGAGGGGCAATTACCTTGGAAAGAAGTGGGAATCGCCATTTCTGAAGGTTCAACAATCAACGACAGCCGCGATACTTTGTTAGACCGCTACAAACAACATACCCAGCATTGCAGTAGCTGTCGTGATGCGCTGAAAAATATCAAGCGATTACAAGTGATACTGCTAGGCTATTTCGCTATTATTATCTCTGGGGTTGCCGTTCTACCAGACTCCTTACGAGTCCAGCTAGGTTTACCCTTAATAATTACAGCAATCTTAGGATTGGGACTTTACTCTTGGCTAAAATTTTGGCTGGTTCCGAAATTTTACTTTGTAGATTATGTCCACGCTGAAAAATAA
- a CDS encoding vWA domain-containing protein codes for MKVQLLSALSDTNIDANQLSSQRQLAISISAVAEQFEQNLPLNLCLILDQSGSMHGQPLKMVVEAVEKLLDRLQPGDRISVVAFAGSATVIIPNQIVENPESIKTQIRKKLQASGGTVIAEGLQQGITELMKGTRGAVSQAFLLTDGHGEDSLKIWKWEIGPDDSRRCLEFAKKAAKINLTINTLGFGNNWNQDLLETIADAGGGTLAHIERPEQAVHHFNRLFTRVQSVGLTNAYLTLSLAPQVRLAELRPIAQVAPDIIELPVEPEADGSFIVRLGDLMKDINRVVLANLYLGKLPEGQQVIGNVQVRYDNPSLNEEGLLSQTWPIYANVMQAYQADFDPQVHKSILTLAKYRQTQLAETKLQQGDRSGAATMLQTAAKTALQIGDQNAATVLQTSAIRLQAGEKLSNADLKKTRIVSKTVLQSF; via the coding sequence ATGAAAGTTCAATTGCTCTCAGCGTTAAGTGATACTAATATTGATGCCAATCAATTGAGCAGCCAGCGTCAATTGGCAATTTCCATTTCTGCTGTCGCCGAGCAGTTTGAGCAAAATTTACCACTCAATTTATGCTTGATTTTGGATCAGAGTGGTTCCATGCACGGTCAGCCATTGAAAATGGTAGTTGAAGCCGTAGAGAAGTTACTAGATAGGTTACAGCCAGGCGATCGGATTTCAGTTGTGGCGTTTGCAGGGTCAGCGACAGTCATTATCCCTAATCAAATAGTCGAAAACCCCGAAAGCATCAAAACTCAAATTAGAAAGAAATTGCAGGCTAGCGGCGGTACAGTTATTGCTGAGGGTTTACAACAGGGAATTACAGAACTGATGAAGGGGACAAGAGGTGCAGTTTCCCAAGCATTTCTCCTTACCGATGGTCATGGTGAAGATAGTCTCAAAATTTGGAAGTGGGAGATTGGCCCAGATGATAGTAGGCGCTGTCTTGAATTTGCCAAGAAGGCGGCGAAAATCAACCTCACTATTAATACTTTGGGATTTGGTAACAATTGGAATCAGGATTTATTAGAAACAATCGCTGATGCTGGTGGCGGGACTCTAGCTCACATTGAGCGTCCAGAACAAGCAGTACATCACTTTAATCGCCTGTTTACAAGGGTGCAATCAGTGGGGTTAACTAACGCTTACCTCACGCTATCTCTTGCGCCGCAAGTCCGGCTAGCAGAACTGCGACCCATTGCCCAAGTTGCCCCTGATATTATTGAGTTACCTGTAGAACCGGAAGCAGATGGGAGTTTTATAGTTCGTTTGGGAGATTTGATGAAAGATATCAACCGGGTAGTTTTGGCAAATCTTTACCTGGGAAAGCTACCCGAAGGACAGCAGGTAATTGGTAATGTACAAGTCCGCTATGATAATCCGAGTTTGAATGAAGAGGGTTTGCTTTCACAGACTTGGCCAATATATGCAAATGTGATGCAGGCGTATCAGGCAGATTTCGATCCTCAGGTGCATAAGTCTATTCTGACATTAGCTAAGTATCGCCAAACGCAACTAGCAGAGACAAAATTACAACAAGGCGATCGCTCTGGTGCGGCGACAATGTTACAAACGGCGGCAAAAACGGCTTTACAAATCGGCGATCAGAATGCAGCCACAGTTTTACAAACTTCTGCCATCCGCCTGCAAGCTGGAGAAAAACTTTCAAATGCAGATTTAAAGAAGACTAGAATTGTTTCTAAGACAGTTTTGCAAAGTTTTTAA
- the dxr gene encoding 1-deoxy-D-xylulose-5-phosphate reductoisomerase, whose protein sequence is MKSITLVGSTGSIGTQTLDIVSQYPDQFRIVGLAAGSNVEMLAEQIRQFRPQIAAISAAEKLPALQAAIKDLDPQPILLGGEAGVIEVARYGDAETVVTGIVGCAGLLPTIAAIEAGKDIALANKETLIAGGPVVLPLVEKHGVKLLPADSEHSAIFQCLQGVPKGGLKKILLTASGGAFRDWDVERLAEVTVSDALKHPNWSMGRKITVDSATLMNKGLEVIEAHFLFGLDYQDIEIVIHPQSIIHSLIELQDTSVLAQLGWPDMRLPLLYALSWPERIYTDWERLNLVKAGNLTFREPDHQKYPCMQLAYAAGRAGGSMPAVLNAANEQVVALFLDEKIKFLDIPRCIELVCDRHQNDNCANPSLDDILAADQWARQEVLTATKNLASQPQIISVN, encoded by the coding sequence GTGAAAAGTATTACTCTTGTTGGTTCCACTGGCTCAATTGGTACTCAGACTCTAGATATCGTGAGTCAGTACCCAGATCAGTTTCGGATTGTGGGGTTAGCGGCGGGAAGCAATGTAGAAATGTTGGCAGAACAAATTCGCCAATTCCGTCCCCAAATAGCAGCGATTTCTGCCGCCGAAAAATTGCCAGCACTCCAAGCAGCCATTAAAGACCTTGATCCCCAGCCGATTTTATTAGGGGGCGAAGCCGGAGTGATCGAAGTTGCTCGTTATGGTGATGCTGAAACGGTGGTGACAGGTATTGTCGGTTGTGCTGGGTTATTGCCAACCATCGCCGCTATAGAAGCTGGTAAAGATATCGCCTTAGCAAACAAAGAAACTCTCATCGCCGGCGGGCCTGTAGTTTTACCCTTAGTAGAAAAGCACGGCGTTAAATTATTACCAGCCGACTCCGAACATTCTGCCATCTTCCAGTGCCTCCAAGGTGTACCAAAAGGCGGCTTAAAGAAGATTTTACTCACAGCTTCCGGTGGTGCTTTTCGGGATTGGGATGTGGAAAGATTAGCAGAAGTGACGGTGTCCGATGCCCTGAAACATCCTAACTGGTCAATGGGGCGAAAAATTACTGTAGACTCAGCTACCTTAATGAACAAAGGCTTAGAAGTAATTGAGGCTCACTTTCTGTTTGGGTTAGATTATCAAGATATCGAAATTGTCATCCATCCCCAAAGTATTATTCATTCACTAATTGAGCTGCAAGATACCTCTGTTTTAGCCCAACTCGGCTGGCCGGATATGCGCTTACCTTTGCTATATGCTTTATCTTGGCCTGAACGCATCTACACAGACTGGGAACGCTTAAATTTAGTCAAAGCTGGCAATCTCACCTTCCGTGAACCAGACCATCAAAAGTATCCTTGTATGCAGTTAGCTTATGCTGCTGGTAGGGCTGGTGGTTCCATGCCGGCGGTGTTAAATGCCGCGAATGAACAGGTTGTGGCATTATTCCTGGACGAGAAAATCAAATTTTTAGATATTCCCCGTTGTATCGAATTAGTGTGCGATCGCCATCAAAACGATAACTGTGCCAATCCTTCTTTAGATGATATTTTGGCAGCAGATCAATGGGCAAGACAAGAAGTTTTAACAGCTACTAAAAATTTAGCAAGCCAACCTCAGATAATTTCCGTCAACTAA
- a CDS encoding Uma2 family endonuclease, giving the protein MNALTINLKPALELTDEQFFQICQANRDLKFERTATGELIIMPPTGGETGNKNARITQQIMNWTDADGTGIAFDSSTCFKLPNGADRSPDAAWIKLSRWNALTEEQKEKFPPICPDFVIELLSPSDSLKVAQEKMREYIDNGVRLGLLINRKSRQVEIYRQGKEVEVLESPVTVSGEDILNGFVLNLGMIW; this is encoded by the coding sequence ATGAATGCTTTAACAATCAATCTGAAACCAGCGTTGGAATTGACAGATGAGCAATTTTTTCAGATATGTCAGGCAAACCGTGATTTGAAATTTGAACGCACTGCTACGGGAGAATTAATTATCATGCCACCCACGGGGGGAGAAACGGGAAATAAAAACGCTAGAATTACTCAACAAATAATGAATTGGACTGATGCTGATGGTACCGGCATCGCCTTTGATTCTTCTACTTGTTTTAAATTGCCTAATGGTGCAGATCGTTCACCTGATGCTGCTTGGATAAAGTTGTCAAGATGGAATGCTTTAACTGAAGAGCAAAAAGAAAAGTTTCCCCCCATTTGTCCTGATTTTGTAATTGAGTTACTTTCCCCAAGTGATAGTTTGAAGGTTGCACAGGAAAAGATGAGGGAATATATAGACAATGGTGTGCGGTTAGGTTTATTAATTAATCGTAAATCCCGACAAGTAGAAATTTATAGACAAGGTAAGGAAGTTGAGGTTTTGGAATCTCCTGTTACAGTATCAGGGGAAGATATTTTAAATGGTTTTGTTTTGAATTTGGGGATGATTTGGTAA
- a CDS encoding J domain-containing protein, whose translation MDLGDCYRLLGLRSGASFADIKASYRRLAQQYHPDINPTDKKAQDKFIALTEAYRFLLTVVPPEDTAQKSKQSPTSSSENIKATHQEKAPTATVTDEKPSPSKPPNIIEIEQRLKWKTYEQLQRFLRERRFPQAIALAEALAARLPKDPEVRQWQAIAYQIWGRALINENQLLKARVYLKKALKTDPHNKALWEEVQRDFQKLEQIF comes from the coding sequence ATGGATCTCGGAGATTGCTACCGTTTATTGGGTTTAAGGTCGGGAGCTTCATTTGCTGATATTAAAGCCTCTTACCGAAGGCTGGCGCAGCAATATCATCCTGATATCAACCCTACTGATAAAAAAGCTCAAGATAAGTTTATTGCCTTGACCGAGGCTTACAGATTTCTGTTGACGGTAGTACCTCCAGAGGACACAGCGCAAAAGTCAAAGCAATCACCTACCTCTAGTAGTGAAAATATCAAAGCAACTCACCAAGAGAAAGCGCCTACGGCTACCGTCACAGATGAAAAGCCGTCTCCATCAAAACCACCAAACATTATAGAAATCGAACAACGGTTAAAGTGGAAGACCTATGAACAACTGCAACGGTTTTTGCGGGAAAGAAGATTTCCCCAAGCGATCGCCTTAGCAGAAGCTTTAGCCGCCCGTTTACCGAAAGATCCAGAAGTACGCCAATGGCAAGCGATCGCCTATCAAATCTGGGGACGCGCCCTCATTAACGAAAATCAACTCCTCAAAGCCAGAGTCTATCTCAAAAAAGCCTTAAAAACTGACCCCCATAACAAAGCATTATGGGAAGAAGTACAGCGCGATTTCCAAAAGTTGGAACAGATATTTTGA
- a CDS encoding ATP-dependent Clp protease proteolytic subunit, translated as MDISPIKAVQAPYYGDSSYRTPPPDLPSLLLKERIVYLGMPLVPAVTELIVAQLLYLQSDDPDKPIKIYINSTGTSGYSGEPIGFETEAFAIYDTMKYIKPPIHTICIGSAMGMAAMLLSAGTKGCRASLPSSSIILHQPKSYAQGQATDIQIRAREVLVNKGSMVDIFARTTGQAPEKITKDMDRLLYMTPYQAKDYGLIDRVFEKEELANPPLPASVL; from the coding sequence ATGGACATTTCCCCCATCAAGGCTGTTCAAGCCCCTTACTACGGTGACAGCTCCTACAGGACACCGCCACCAGATTTACCCTCCCTTTTACTCAAGGAACGAATTGTCTATCTGGGGATGCCACTGGTTCCTGCTGTTACGGAATTGATAGTCGCTCAACTATTGTATTTACAGTCTGACGACCCCGACAAACCAATTAAAATCTATATAAACTCCACTGGCACTTCCGGTTATAGTGGCGAACCTATCGGCTTTGAAACTGAAGCCTTCGCCATCTATGACACCATGAAATACATCAAGCCTCCAATTCACACCATTTGCATTGGTTCGGCGATGGGTATGGCAGCAATGTTACTGAGTGCTGGGACAAAAGGTTGTCGCGCTAGTTTACCCAGCTCCTCAATTATCCTGCACCAACCCAAGAGCTACGCCCAAGGTCAAGCAACGGATATTCAAATTCGAGCCAGGGAAGTCTTGGTAAACAAAGGTTCAATGGTTGATATTTTCGCCCGCACCACCGGACAGGCACCAGAAAAAATCACCAAAGACATGGATCGTCTCCTATACATGACTCCTTATCAAGCCAAGGATTACGGTTTGATTGATAGAGTTTTTGAAAAAGAAGAACTCGCAAATCCGCCACTACCAGCAAGTGTTCTTTAA
- a CDS encoding ATP-dependent Clp protease proteolytic subunit: protein MPIGVPKVPYRMPGGQFTDWISIYDRLYRERIIFLGRDVDDEIANQIIAVMLYLDSEDPGKDIYLYINSPGGMVTSGLAIYDTMQHIKSDVVTICVGLAASMGSFLLAAGTKGKRMALPHSRIMIHQPSGGTRGQATDIEIEAREILRIRHQLNQIYANNTSQPLAKIEKDMDRDFFMSAQEAMEYGLIDRVIEERV, encoded by the coding sequence ATGCCTATAGGAGTTCCTAAAGTCCCGTATCGGATGCCAGGTGGTCAATTTACAGATTGGATTAGCATCTACGATCGCCTATACCGAGAACGAATTATTTTCTTGGGACGCGACGTTGATGATGAAATTGCTAACCAAATTATCGCCGTCATGTTGTACCTGGATTCAGAAGACCCAGGTAAGGACATTTATTTGTATATCAATTCCCCCGGTGGGATGGTAACATCCGGTTTGGCAATTTATGACACAATGCAGCACATCAAATCAGATGTGGTAACCATTTGCGTAGGTTTAGCTGCTTCTATGGGTTCTTTCTTGTTAGCTGCTGGTACCAAAGGTAAGCGCATGGCATTACCCCATTCACGGATTATGATTCACCAACCTTCTGGTGGAACCCGTGGACAAGCAACCGATATCGAAATCGAAGCCAGAGAAATTCTACGGATTCGCCACCAGCTCAATCAAATTTATGCCAACAACACCAGTCAACCCCTAGCCAAAATCGAAAAAGATATGGATCGGGACTTTTTTATGTCAGCTCAAGAGGCGATGGAATACGGTTTGATTGACCGTGTGATTGAAGAACGCGTCTAA
- a CDS encoding vWA domain-containing protein: MKVNLQPVLNDANLDAQQPSSQRQLAISISAGAEPQDRTVPLNLCLILDHSGSMNGRPLEIVKQAAIRLVDRLKTGDRLSVVAFDHRAKVLVPNQVIDNPEQIKKQISRLAADGGTAIDEGLRLGIEELAKGKKETISQAFLLTDGENEHGDNSRCLKFAQLAAGYSLTLNTLGFGDNWNQDILEKIADAGLGSLSYIQKPEQAVDEFGRLFSRIQTVGLTNAYLLLSLAPNVRLAELKPIAQVAPDTIELPLQQETDGRFAVRLGDLMKDVERVILTNIYLGQLPEGKQPIANVQIRYDNPSEDQTGLFTPNIPVYANVVRAYQPNINPQVQQSILALAKYRQTQLAEAKLQQGDRVGAATMLQTAAKTALQMGDTGAATVLQTSATQLQAGQDLSESDRKKTRIVSKTVLQDTPPK, from the coding sequence ATGAAAGTTAATTTGCAGCCTGTCCTCAATGATGCCAATTTGGATGCACAACAGCCCAGTAGCCAGCGTCAGTTGGCAATTTCGATTTCGGCTGGTGCTGAACCGCAAGACCGTACTGTACCGCTTAATCTATGCCTAATTCTTGACCATAGTGGCTCGATGAATGGGCGACCGCTAGAAATCGTCAAACAGGCGGCAATTCGTTTGGTTGACCGTCTCAAGACAGGCGATCGCCTGAGTGTGGTAGCTTTTGATCACCGTGCTAAGGTCTTAGTCCCTAATCAAGTCATCGACAACCCAGAACAAATCAAAAAACAAATCAGTCGGCTGGCGGCGGATGGTGGTACAGCCATTGATGAGGGTTTACGTTTGGGGATTGAGGAATTAGCCAAGGGGAAGAAAGAAACGATTTCTCAAGCTTTTTTGTTAACCGATGGGGAAAATGAACACGGTGACAACAGTCGCTGCTTGAAATTTGCTCAACTGGCCGCTGGTTATAGCTTGACGTTGAATACTCTGGGATTTGGTGACAACTGGAACCAAGATATTTTAGAAAAAATTGCGGATGCTGGCTTGGGAAGCTTGTCTTATATCCAGAAACCCGAACAAGCGGTAGACGAGTTTGGTCGTCTGTTCAGCCGGATACAAACGGTGGGGTTGACTAATGCCTATTTGCTATTGTCCCTCGCGCCTAACGTCCGCCTCGCAGAACTTAAACCCATTGCCCAAGTTGCCCCAGACACAATTGAGTTACCTCTGCAACAAGAAACAGATGGCCGTTTTGCGGTTCGCCTGGGAGATTTGATGAAGGATGTAGAAAGGGTGATTTTGACTAATATTTATTTGGGACAGTTGCCAGAGGGTAAACAACCCATTGCCAATGTGCAGATCCGTTATGATAACCCGTCCGAAGATCAAACCGGGCTATTCACTCCCAATATCCCCGTTTATGCCAATGTTGTTAGGGCGTACCAACCAAATATTAATCCCCAGGTGCAACAGTCGATTTTAGCCTTAGCTAAGTATCGGCAAACCCAGCTAGCAGAAGCCAAATTGCAACAAGGCGATCGCGTGGGTGCGGCTACTATGTTGCAAACTGCTGCTAAAACTGCCCTGCAAATGGGTGATACAGGCGCGGCGACAGTTTTACAAACCTCTGCGACTCAACTACAGGCTGGGCAAGATTTATCAGAAAGCGATCGCAAGAAAACCCGGATTGTCTCCAAAACCGTCTTGCAAGATACCCCTCCTAAATGA